One window of the Opisthocomus hoazin isolate bOpiHoa1 chromosome 12, bOpiHoa1.hap1, whole genome shotgun sequence genome contains the following:
- the SPATA2L gene encoding spermatogenesis-associated protein 2-like protein translates to MCAGSVPRQEHREEHREYREQYRRCLEREFPRGCAGACSDRSFEERLRRRLQRDPALLGALQEEAPALLAHGLRGRPDVGPALRGLAAAFGLLETAAANLYLFPWRKEFGTVQTFSGAYVHWLRPALPEADLLQSFARLGYERRDRHRLAISRPRPGPELAAAACGFFACRLECEILEEMVLRLRPRLLRPEELLEARRLAGDAEACVDMLRLLPAACGDGVDLYREMPAGSEDAAPAALWRDPGDAAPAALWKDPGDAAPPTLWKDPGDTAPAALQRGPRDVTPPVLWKDPGDVTPPALWKDPSSPWGTQDCYGAGEPGQEPVPSPGNPSLDISCSSSRLFPQQELGAAGSPLSALAAGSGSPQVPGDPQDLPPTAPQEAPALPCYQLHSCLRRGALPSYCCSTCQQLHASACAAGQACRSRHRGQELRSERQRRLWLQRTEVDMLLADGSGPWA, encoded by the exons ATGTGTGCGGGCTCGGTGCCGCGGCAGGAGCACCGGGAGGAGCACCGGGAGTACCGGGAGCAGTACCGGCGCTGCCTGGAGCGGGAGTTCCCccgcggctgcgccggggcctgCTCCGACCGCAGCTTCGaggagcggctgcggcggcggctgcaGCGGGACCCGGCCCTGCTGGGGGCCCTGCAGGAGGAGGCCCCGGCGCTGCTGGCCCACGGCCTGCGAGGCCGTCCCGACGTGGGCCCGGCACTGCGAGGCCTGGCTGCCGCCTTCGGGCTGCTGGAGACGGCGGCCGCCAAcctctacctcttcccctggcGCAAGGAGTTCGGCACGGTGCAG ACCTTCTCCGGTGCCTACGTGCACTGGCTGCGCCCCGCGCTCCCCGAAGCCGACCTGCTGCAGAGCTTCGCCCGGCTGGGCTACGAACGGCGCGACCGGCATCGCCTGGCCATTTCCCGGCCGCGGCCCGGGCCCGAGCTGGCCGCTGCCGCCTGTGGCTTCTTCGCCTGCCGGCTGGAGTGCGAGATCCTGGAGGAGATGGTGCTGCGGCTGCGGCCGCGCCTGCTGCGccccgaggagctgctggaggcccgccGGCTGGCCGGGGACGCGGAGGCCTGCGTGGACATGCTGCGCCTGCTGCCTGCCGCCTGCGGTGACGGCGTGGATCTCTACCGGGAGATGCCGGCCGGTAGCGAGGACGCAGCCCCCGCAGCGCTGTGGAGGGACCCTGGGGACGCAGCCCCCGCAGCGCTGTGGAAGGACCCTGGGGACGCAGCCCCCCCAACGCTGTGGAAGGACCCTGGGGACACAGCCCCCGCAGCGCTGCAGAGGGGCCCTAGGGATGTGACCCCCCCGGTGCTGTGGAAGGACCCTGGGGATGTGACCCCCCCGGCGCTGTGGAAGGACCCCAGCAGCCCATGGGGCACCCAGGACTGCTACGGAGCTGGGGAGCCTGGGCAGGAGCCGGTGCCCTCCCCAGGCAACCCCAGCCTGGACATATCCTGCTCCTCCTCTCGGCTCTTCCCACAGCAGGAGCTCGGCGCGGCCGGCAGCCCGCTGTCTGCCCTGGCCGCGGGGAGCGGAAGCCCCCAGGTGCCGGGGGACCCCCAGGATTTGCCCCCCACCGCCCCACAGGAAGCCCCCGCGCTGCCCTGCTACCAGCTGCACTCGTGCCTGCGCCGGGGCGCGCTGCCCTCCTACTGCTGCAGCACCTGCCAGCAGCTCCACGCCAGCGCCTGCGCCGCCGGGCAGGCCTGCCGCAGCCGGCACCGCGGGCAGGAGCTGCGCAGCGAGAGGCAGCGGCGGCTCTGGCTGCAGCGGACGGAGGTGGACATGCTGCTGGCCGACGGCTCCGGGCCCTGGGCCTAG
- the CDK10 gene encoding cyclin-dependent kinase 10 — protein sequence MAEGGSGEGELEPLRLRRLRGEGFFEVPAADRLGRCRSVKEFEKLNRIGEGTYGIVYRARDTLTDETVALKKVRMDNEKDGMPISSLREITLLLQLRHPNIVELKEVVVGNHLESIFLVMGYCEQDLASLLENMQTPFSEAQVKCIILQVLKGLQYLHENYIIHRDLKVSNLLMTDKGCVKIADFGLARTYGMPPKPMTPKVVTLWYRAPELLLGMTTQTTSIDMWAMGCILAELLAHKPLLPGTSEIHQIDLIVQLLGTPNENIWPGFSKLPLASQYTLRKQPYNNLKHKFPWLSEAGLRLLNFLFMYDPKKRATAKDCLESSYFKEKPLPCEPELMPTFPHHRNKRAAAAGAGTESQAKRSKP from the exons ATGGCGGAGGGGGGCTCTGGCGAGGGGGAGCTGGAGCCGCTGCGGTTGAGGCGGTTGCGGGGCGAGGGTTTCTTCGAGGTGCCGGCGGCCGACCGG CTGGGGAGATGCCGGAGCGTGAAGGAGTTCGAGAAGCTGAATCGGATCGGAGAGGGCACCTACGGCATAGTGT ACCGAGCCCGGGACACCCTGACGGATGAGACCGTGGCGCTGAAGAAGGTGCGGATGGACAACGAGAAAGACG GAATGCCCATCAGCAGCCTGCGGGAGAtcaccctgctcctgcagcttcgGCACCCCAACATCGTGGAGCTGAAGGAGGTGGTTGTGGGGAACCACCTGGAGAG TATTTTCCTGGTGATGGGCTACTGCGAGCAGGACCTAGCCAGCCTTCTGGAGAACATGCAGACGCCTTTCTCGGAGGCTCAG gtgAAGTGCATCATCCTGCAAGTCCTGAAGGGCCTGCAGTACCTCCATGAGAACTACATCATCCACAG GGATCTGAAGGTGTCCAACCTGCTCATGACCGACAAAGGCTGCGTGAAGATAG CCGACTTTGGACTGGCGCGCACCTACGGGATGCCGCCGAAGCCGATGACCCCCAAAGTCGTCACGCTCTG GTACCGAGCGcccgagctgctgctggggatgaCGACGCAGACCACCAGCATTGACATGTG GGCCATGGGCTGCATCCTGGCCGAGCTGCTGGCCCACAAGCCGCTGCTGCCGGGCACCTCTGAGATCCACCAGATCGACCTCATCGTGCAGCTCCTGGGGACGCCCAACGAAAACATCTGGCCG GGTTTCTCCAAGCTGCCGCTGGCGAGTCAGTACACCCTGCGGAAGCAGCCCTACAACAACCTCAAGCACAAGTTCCCCTGGCTGTCGgaggccgggctgcggctgctcaACTTCCTCTTCATGTACGACCCCAAGAAGCG ggcGACGGCGAAAGACTGCCTGGAGAGCTCCTACTTCAAGGAGAAGCCCCTGC CCTGCGAGCCGGAGCTCATGCCCACCTTCCCCCACCACCGCAACAAgcgggcggccgccgccggcGCGGGGACGGAGAGCCAGGCGAAGCGCAGCAAGCCCTGA
- the CHMP1A gene encoding charged multivesicular body protein 1a, which produces MDDTLFQLKFTAKQLEKLAKKAEKDSKAEQAKVKKALQQKNVECARVYAENAIRKKNEGLNWLRMSSRVDAVASKVQTAVTMKGVTKNMAQVTKALDKALSSMDLQKVSAVMDKFEQQVQNLDVHTSVMEDSMSSATTLTTPQEQVDSLIIQIAEENGLEIMDQLNQLPEGASAVGESSVRTQEDQLSRRLAALRN; this is translated from the exons ATGGACG ACACGCTCTTCCAGCTGAAG TTCACGGCGAAGCAGCTGGAGAAGCTCGCCAAAAAAGCCGAGAAAGACTCCAAGGCCGAGCAAGCCAAAGTCAAAAAG GCCCTTCAGCAGAAGAACGTGGAGTGCGCTCGTGTCTACGCAGAGAATGCCATCCGCAAGAAGAACGAGGGGCTGAACTGGCTCCGCATGTCTTCCCGGGTGGATGCGGTGGCCTCCAAGGTGCAGACGGCAGTGACGATGAAGGGG GTGACGAAAAACATGGCCCAGGTGACCAAGGCcttggacaaggccctgagctcCATGGACCTGCAGAAGGTGTCTGCGGTGATGGATAAATTCGAGCAGCAGGTTCAGAATTTGGATGTTCATACGTCG GTCATGGAGGACTCCATGAGCTCCGCTACCACGCTGACCACGCCGCAGGAGCAGGTGGACAGCCTCATCATCCAGATCGCGGAGGAGAACGGCCTGGAGATCATGGACCAGCTCAACCAGCTCCCCGAGGGGGCTTCGGCGGTGGGGGAGAGCTCGGTCCGCACCCAGGAAGACCAGCTGTCACGGAG GTTGGCTGCCTTGCGGAATTAA